Part of the Sphingorhabdus pulchriflava genome is shown below.
GTCGAATGGGCCCCCGACAGCGCAGCGAAGCGGGTGAACCTCGATGAACTGACGCCCGAAGTCGTTGCCGGTTGGAAGGCGGGCGACCGCCTGCTTTTGAACGGCAAGATGCTCACCGGCCGCGACGCCGCGCACAAGCGCATTGCCGACATGCTGGCCAAGGGTGAGGAATTGCCGGTCAGCTTCAAGGGGCGGATGATCTATTATGTCGGCCCGGTCGATCCCGTAGGTGAGGAAATCGTCGGCCCCGCCGGCCCCACCACCGCGACGCGCATGGACAAGTTCATGGACATGATGCTCGAACAAGGTCTGCTCGGCTGCGTCGGCAAGGCCGAACGTGGCCCTGCCGCGACGCAGGCGATTGCCAAGCACAAGTCAGCCTATCTGATGGCAGTCGGCGGCGCGGCCTATCTCGTCGCCCGCGCGATCAAGGGCAGCAAGGTTGTGGGCTTTGAAGATCTGGGCATGGAAGCGATTTACGAGTTTGAGGTCAGCGACTTCCCCGTGACCGTGGCGGTCGATTCCACGGGCGAGAATGTCCACACCAGCGCGCCGCTCGTCTGGAAGAAGAAGATTGCCGAGGAAGGGTTGTTGCCGGCATAATTGCGAAGGGTGGTTGTTACAAAGGAGTCCTTATGTCTGGTTTGCGCTACCCATTTCTGCCGATTATCCTGTTGTGCTTCCTAACCGCCTGCGCACCAGAAAGAGAAAATTCTGGCTCAGCGACAGTCAATCTGGCTGAGGCGGACCTAAGTAAACACGATCAATGCTCTGCCGCCTTTCGTGCTGGCGAAAGAACCGAATTTACGGGAAGCGACGGATCGGTATGGATCTGGCTGAGAGGTAGCGATGGCACGCTCAGTCACTATTGCCGTAAGCAAACCGAAGGTGCGGTATCCGCATGGATCGAGGCATCCGCTGGAACGCTGGCTACTCACAGGCTTAAAATTCGATCAAAGGATGATCCGGTAATTTTTGAGCGGATCGATAACAACTAATATCGCCAATACATTGCTTCGCGGCAAATCAGCTCGCCGCCTGTTCCGCCGCCAGCCGCGCATAATAGAGCTGCACGTCATATTCCTCGTCGCCTTCATAGCGCGGGGCGTAGCGGGCGAAGGCGGCTTCGAGTTCGTCGATACGTTCGCGCAGGCGCACGATATTATAGCTGTGCGCGACCAGATAATATTCACCGGCCTGCATCTGTTTGAAAATGATCTCGGCAAAGCGGTCCGCCTCCATGCCCATATTGCGCGACAGTGCGGTTGCCACCCAGCCGGGAATGATGACGCCGGGGGTAATGTTCGAAAGCTCGGGCTTGTTGGCGATTTCGCGGCGCAGCACGTCCATCAGCCCAAACAGGGCATGTTTGCCCGATACATAGGCCCCGCCGCCCGTCGGTAGCGCGTTGAACAGCGCGTTTTCCGATGCGGTGGCATAAATCGCGGCGGGCAGGCCATCGGCGCGATAGCGTTTGCCGAAGGTCTGGATGCCGTGCCACACCCCCCAGAAATTCACGTCGTAAAGCGCGCGTGCCTCAGCCAGGTCGGTATTCAATATGCCGCCGCGCGGCCCGCCCAGCCCGGCATTGTTGACGATGATGTCGCCGCGCCCATTTTCGGCCCAGGCGAAATCGGCGAGCGCCTCGATCGCTTCCACGTCCGCCACGTCGCCTGCAAAATATTTGGCGTCGATGCCCTGTGATTTTAGCGCCTCGGTCGCTTCGCCCAACACCTCCTCGCGCGGTTCAAACAGGATGATCCGCGCGCCTGCGCTACCCATTTGTTTGGCGAGGGCAAAGCCTATGCCAGTGGCCCCTCCGGTGATGACGGCTGTCTTGCCTGCAAACTGCATCGCGTTCCTCCCTTGGTTTTTCTGCGCTGGGTTGTCTTGGCCGGGCTATGGCGTAAGACGATGTCATGAACCCCGTCATTTTCAAAGAGGTCATCTTCCCGCCGTTCGACACCACCATAGTCGGCGACGCATGAGCGAAAAGGGCAAATTCCGCCAATTCCTCTCGCGCCTTGGCCCGGGGCTGGTGACAGGGGCGGCGGATGATGATCCTTCGGGCATCGGCACGCACAGCCAGGTCGGTGCGCAATTCGGCTATGGCCTCAGTTGGACTTTCCTGTTCAGCTTTCCGCTTATGGTCGCGATTCAGGAGGTTGCGGCGGAAATCGGGCGGGTCACTGGGGGCGGTATCGCGCGCAATTTGCGCCGCCATTATCCCCGCTGGTTGTTGGTGACGATGGTGTCGCTGCTGCTGGTTGCCAATATCATCAACCTCGGGGCCGATCTTGCAGCAATGGGCGCGGCGGTTGGGCTTTTGATCGGCGGGCCATTGGGGCTCTACACGCTCTTGTTCGGTGTGGTGTGTGTCGCCACTGAAATCTGGATGTCTTACGAGCGTTATTCTTCGGTGCTCAAATGGACGACGCTTTCGCTCTTTGCCTATGTCGCGGTGGTGATGGTTGCCCAAGTGCCCTGGGGCGAGGCCCTGACCTCGTTGGTAGTGCCGCGTTTTGAATGGACAGGTGCCTATGCGACCGCCGTCGTCGCCATATTGGGAACCACCATCAGCCCCTATTTGTTTTTCTGGCAAGCCGGGCAGGAAATCGAGGAACAGAAACGCCACCATGTAAAGCCGCTGTTTATGACACCCAAAGAAGCCGGACCCGAACTGACACGCATCCGCATTGATACGCTGACCGGTATGGCCTTCAGCTCGATTGTATCGCTGGCGATCGTATTCGCCACGGCCGCGACACTACACGCCAATGGCGTTCGTGATATCGAAACCTCGGCACAGGCGGCAGAGGCGCTGCGGCCGATAGCTGGCGATTTCGCTTTTGCACTGTTTGCCTTGGGGATTATCGGCACTGGTATGCTTGCGGTTCCGGTTCTTGCCGGGTCGGCGGCCTATGCCGTCACCGAAATGTTCGGCTTTGCCGGAAGCCTCGATGCCAAGCCGCGCAAGGCCAAGCTGTTTTACGGCACCATTGCGATTACCACGATGCTGGGCGTCAGCCTGCAATATGTCGGCATTGATCCAGCGAAGGCGCTCTATTGGGCGGCAGTGGTCAATGGGGTGCTGGCAGCCCCGCTGATGGCGGTGATGATGCTGATCGCGCGCAATCGGCGGGCGATGCATAGCCTTACCTTGAGCACCCGCGCGACAATCACCGGCTGGATTGCAACCGCCGTGATGGCGATCGCCACCATCGTCTTTTTCGTCACCCTATGATCTGGCTTCCCGCAACTCTTCTTGCCGCCCTGTTTCAGGCGTGGCGCACCGCGGTGCAGCAACGGGTGCGGGCGGAGCTTTCCGTGAATGCGGCTGGATTGGTGCGTTATCTCTATGGCTTGCCAGTGGGAACGGTGTTGCTGGCGCTGTATCTGTGGTGGACGCGCAGCGACCTTCCGGACCTCCATTTGCCCTTCATCGCCTTTTGCGCCGCTGCCGGTTTTGCCCAGATCATCGGCACCAATTTGCTGCTGATGGCCTTTGGCTATCGCAACTATGTCGCGGGGACGGCCTTTGCCAAAACAGAGGCAATGCAAGGGGCCTTGCTGGCGTTCCTGATGTTGGGTGAAACTTTGAGCTGGCTGACTATCGGCGGGATCGCCGTTGGCGTTGCGGGCGTCATGATAGTGGCAGCCGGAGGGCAGAGATTGCGCCTTGCCGACATTGTCCAACCCGCCGCTTTGTGCGGGCTCGGTGCCGGATTGGGCTTCACCATGACTTCGATCTTCGTCAAGTCGGCGTCGCTCGAACTGGCGACTTCAGACAAGCTACTCGCCGCATTGGTGGCGCTGGTGGTGGTGCAGGCTTGGCAGACGCTGATGCAGGGTAGTTATGTTGCCTGGCGGGAGCGTGAGCAACTGCCGCGCGTCTTTGCGACCTGGCGCACATCAGGGCAGGTGGGGTTGCTGGCAGCCTTGGGTTCGGCCTGCTGGTTCACCGGCTTTGCGACCGCACCGGTCGCACTGGTGCGCGCGGTCGGGCAGGTTGAGGTGATTCTGACGCTTGGTTTCAGTCGCTTTTACCTGCGAGAGGCGCGGAAGCCGGGCGAAGCGATGGGGCTGATGCTGGTTGGCATCGGCGTGGTGCTGGCGCTGGTCGGCGGGATTTAGGCTGAGAGGAAGTCGAGCAAGGCTTGCTCATACCGGTCGACGCCTGCCCGTTCGGCAATGCGCGCATCGAGCCAGCCCTTTTCCGGACGGGTGATTTCTTCGGCTTCCTCGACATCCGCATCATAATCGCGCGGCAGATCCTGCGAGCGGAAAATCTCGGCAAACCCGGCCTTCAGGTCAAGCTGGCCCATGCGGGCGAAAAAGCGGCCGATGCTGGGCGCGCTGTTGCGCATGAAACCTTCGAGCTGTTCGGCGCGTTCGCGGGTCAGCGGCGTGTAGGCAGAAAAGCCCTGCAAATGGTTGGCGACGCCCTGCACAAACAGCTTTTCCCATGCCGGGGCATTTTCGCTGCTCAGACAGGCATCCTTGATGCGGAACAGCAGATCGGCCTCTTCGCGGCTGACAATCACGGGGCCATGGCTGCCCGCTGCGAAGATCAGGCGGCGTAGTAACAGGGCTTCGTCAGCGGTGACAGTGCGCGGTGTCACGGCGGTTTCGCGGGTCGGGCCTTCGCCTGATACGATAATCTTTTCAATCTGTTCCAGCGCATAGAATTTCAGGACGTTGGGCAGATCGACCGCTTTTTCCGCCAGCTTGACCAGCAGTTCCAGCTCAGCGACGCTTTCGACATGGCCATCTTTGTCGATTTCTTCGATGACCCATAGCGCGTCAGCTTCGCTGACATAACCTTTAGGCTCTGTGCCATCGATGACATAGTCGCACAGTGCCTCGGTGAAAAATTTCACCCATTCAGGATCCTTGGACTGGGCATGGGTGTTGAGTTCAAACAGCGCCTGAGCGTCGCGTTGCGATAAGACGCCGTCGCCCCACGCCCATTGGCGCAAGGCCAGTGTATCGCGCGCCGAAATCTCTCCGCCTGCACGGACGGCTGCTGCAAAATGATCGAACTGGAACGACATCGCTATCCCTTACGCCCTGCGCCAAATGGCAATAGGCTGAAAGACATAGCGCAAAGCGGTTAACCGGATGTTACACCGGCTGACAGCTTTAATTTTGCGGTGGCGGTGCGCCCTGGCCTGCAGCTTCAGCGGCCTTTTGCATCTGTTCTTGCTGCTGCTTCATCGCTGCCTCAAACTGGTCGCGTGGCAGGAAATCCTGCAGTTCGACGTCGAAAATCAGCAAGCTGCCACCGGGGATGGCAACACCGCCGGTTTTCTGGTCGGGCACGTCATTGGGGCCATAGCCGATGTCGCTCGGGATCCAGATTTTATACTTGCCGCCCTTTTGCATCAGCTTCAGTGCTTCGGTGAAGCCGGGGATGCCACCCGAAACGGGGAAGGGGCCCGATGCGGGCTCCTGAAAAACCTTGCCGTCGCGGAGCGTGCCGGTGATCGAGATCATCGCGACATCATTGTCGGTCGGCGGCTTGCCTTCGCCGCTTTGGATCGTTTTGATCTGCAGGCCGGATTTGGTGACCGTTACACCTTCTTCATCGGCGTTGTCGGCCAGATATTGGACATCGGTTGCATATTTGCTGCGGATGTCGCCCGTGCCCCACCAGGCCAGTCCAGCGCCTGCAAGCGCGACAACGGCAATTCCTGCCCAGAATTTGGGAATGGAGCCCTTTTTGATCGGCTGGATCGGAACGGTGGTGACGGACATGGTTGTTTCCTCATTATATTCGGGGAGGGGGCCGGAGCCGCCCCTATCAAATCACCGCCCTCTTAGCGGCTTTGCAGACAAAAAAAAGAGCGCCCGTGGGGCGCCCTGTTTTTTGCCGGTTGGCAAGGCAGATTATTTGCTGCCGTCGCGTTCCGCAGCCTTGCGTTCCATCTTGCGGGCACGACGGATGGCAGCAGCCTTTTCACGGGCGCGCTTTTCCGACGGCTTTTCATAATGGCGACGCATCTTCATTTCGCGGTAGACGCCTTCGCGCTGCAATTTCTTCTTCAGGGCACGCAGCGCCTGGTCCACATTATTTTCGCGAACGATAATCTGCATAAAAAATCCACACTCCAAATCTTCTGACCGTATCGAACGGAAGTGCGAGCCGGTGCTGTATGACCAAGGTTCGCGCAAAACAAAAAGCGCCGCATGTACTGCGACGTTCGCGACGGGCCCCTATACCGACTCGCCAGGCGTTTCAAGGGGGATTCGTGTTCGTTCGCGAACTGTGGCCTGAAAGTCACGCTATCGGAATATCTTATCGGGTGGTTGAAAGGTGCGATTTCCTGCCATAAGCATTGGGAATCGGGGAAAACTGCGGATTTGTAGCGCAACAGACTACAGGACGACAGGGTTCCCAGTTGCAAATGCTGGGGAGCATTATATCATGAAGATTCAATCCGTTAAGGGTCGGATTGCGTTTGGCGTTTCGGCCATCGCACTGGCCGTTGTGGCACCTGCTTATGCGCAGGAGGCACCTGCCGACGAAGAAGTTCAAAGCATTGCCGACGGTGAAAGCGCCGTTTCGGAGACGGGCCAACCCATCGTTGTTACCGGTTCACGCATCCGTCGTGACGAATTCTCCTCGACTTCGCCCATCTCGGTCATTGATCCGGAACTGGGTGCGAAGCAGGGGCAGAACAGCGTTGCCGAACTGATTCAGTCGTCGCCGATTGCATCGGGTTCGAGCCAGGTCACCTCGGCGATTTCGTCGGCCTTTGTGACCAATGGCGGCGCGGGTACCGAAACCATCTCGCTGCGCGGCCTTGGCGCTGAACGCACGCTGGTGCTGCTCAATGGTCGTCGCGCTGGCCCTGCTGGTACGCGCGGTGCGGTTTCGGCATTCGACCTTAACGTGATGCCAAGCTCGATTGTCCGTCAGGTCGAACTTCTCAAGGACGGTGCGTCTTCGGTTTATGGTTCGGACGCGGTCGCAGGCGTTGTCAACGTGCTGACCAAGAAATCGACCGATGGCCTTGAAGTTGAAGGCTTTGCCTCGGTTCCCGGCAAGAGCGGTGGCGAGCAATATAATATCAGTGCCGCCTGGGGTAAGGAATTTGACGGCGGGCACTTCCTGATCGCTGCCGACTATTACAAGCGCAAGGAATTGAAGCGTCGCGACCGTAAATATCTGGAATGCGAAGAAGATTATATCTTCACCGAAACCGGCGAGCGTGCCGACCTGACCGATCCGCGTACAGGCGACTATCGCTGCACCGATTTGCCCTGGGGCCATGTCTGGCTGTATGACCTGACCTATTATTATTCCGCTGATGGTTCTTCGAACATTCCGGGGAGCACGGGCGATTTCAATGCGGTGTTGTTCCAGTACAACTATGCCGGTGACAATCTGCAGAACTATCTGACGCCCATCAATCCGGCGACCGACCCGGCACACATCGGCACGCCTGCCGGTTGGTATCCGGTTGCGCGTACCGGGGATCGCAACAGCTTTGCCCTGTACAACAACTATTCGCCCATCCAGGCGAAAGAAACCTTCATTCCGAAGAATGAGCGTTTTACGGTTTATCTCGATAGCGCGATTGAATTGGGCGATGTCGCTGAATTCTACGTCGAAGCACTGCACAACCAGCGCCGCACCCGTCAGGATGGCTTCCGCCAGTTCTGGCAGTTCGGTGTCAACGAAACCTTTGGTGACCCGTTTGCCGTGGG
Proteins encoded:
- the rpsU gene encoding 30S ribosomal protein S21 translates to MQIIVRENNVDQALRALKKKLQREGVYREMKMRRHYEKPSEKRAREKAAAIRRARKMERKAAERDGSK
- a CDS encoding NRAMP family divalent metal transporter, which codes for MSEKGKFRQFLSRLGPGLVTGAADDDPSGIGTHSQVGAQFGYGLSWTFLFSFPLMVAIQEVAAEIGRVTGGGIARNLRRHYPRWLLVTMVSLLLVANIINLGADLAAMGAAVGLLIGGPLGLYTLLFGVVCVATEIWMSYERYSSVLKWTTLSLFAYVAVVMVAQVPWGEALTSLVVPRFEWTGAYATAVVAILGTTISPYLFFWQAGQEIEEQKRHHVKPLFMTPKEAGPELTRIRIDTLTGMAFSSIVSLAIVFATAATLHANGVRDIETSAQAAEALRPIAGDFAFALFALGIIGTGMLAVPVLAGSAAYAVTEMFGFAGSLDAKPRKAKLFYGTIAITTMLGVSLQYVGIDPAKALYWAAVVNGVLAAPLMAVMMLIARNRRAMHSLTLSTRATITGWIATAVMAIATIVFFVTL
- a CDS encoding FKBP-type peptidyl-prolyl cis-trans isomerase is translated as MSVTTVPIQPIKKGSIPKFWAGIAVVALAGAGLAWWGTGDIRSKYATDVQYLADNADEEGVTVTKSGLQIKTIQSGEGKPPTDNDVAMISITGTLRDGKVFQEPASGPFPVSGGIPGFTEALKLMQKGGKYKIWIPSDIGYGPNDVPDQKTGGVAIPGGSLLIFDVELQDFLPRDQFEAAMKQQQEQMQKAAEAAGQGAPPPQN
- a CDS encoding DMT family transporter, which translates into the protein MIWLPATLLAALFQAWRTAVQQRVRAELSVNAAGLVRYLYGLPVGTVLLALYLWWTRSDLPDLHLPFIAFCAAAGFAQIIGTNLLLMAFGYRNYVAGTAFAKTEAMQGALLAFLMLGETLSWLTIGGIAVGVAGVMIVAAGGQRLRLADIVQPAALCGLGAGLGFTMTSIFVKSASLELATSDKLLAALVALVVVQAWQTLMQGSYVAWREREQLPRVFATWRTSGQVGLLAALGSACWFTGFATAPVALVRAVGQVEVILTLGFSRFYLREARKPGEAMGLMLVGIGVVLALVGGI
- a CDS encoding SDR family NAD(P)-dependent oxidoreductase: MQFAGKTAVITGGATGIGFALAKQMGSAGARIILFEPREEVLGEATEALKSQGIDAKYFAGDVADVEAIEALADFAWAENGRGDIIVNNAGLGGPRGGILNTDLAEARALYDVNFWGVWHGIQTFGKRYRADGLPAAIYATASENALFNALPTGGGAYVSGKHALFGLMDVLRREIANKPELSNITPGVIIPGWVATALSRNMGMEADRFAEIIFKQMQAGEYYLVAHSYNIVRLRERIDELEAAFARYAPRYEGDEEYDVQLYYARLAAEQAAS